The following proteins are encoded in a genomic region of Streptomyces sp. NBC_01723:
- the katG gene encoding catalase/peroxidase HPI → MSENHDAIVTDAKTEETGGCPVAHGRAAHPTQGGGNRQWWPERLNLKILAKNPAVANPLGEEFDYAEAFGNLDLSAVKQDIAEVLTTSQDWWPADFGHYGPLMIRMAWHSAGTYRISDGRGGAGAGQQRFAPLNSWPDNGNLDKARRLLWPVKKKYGQSISWADLLVLTGNVALEQMGFETFGFAGGRADVWEAEEDVYWGPETTWLDDQRYTGDRELENPLGAVQMGLIYVNPEGPNGNPDPIAAARDIRETFRRMAMNDEETVALIAGGHTFGKTHGAGPADAVGDDPEAASMEQQGLGWKSTHGTGKGGDAITSGLEVTWTTTPTQWSNGFFKNLFEYEYELEQSPAGANQWVAKDAPEIVPDAHDSSKKHRPKMLTTDLSLRFDPVYEPISRRFYENPEEFADAFARAWYKLTHRDMGPKSLYLGPEVPQETLLWQDPLPEPEGEAIGAEDVATLKTKLLESGLSVAQLVSTAWASASTFRGSDKRGGANGARIRLQPQRGWEVNEPDELAQVLRVLEGVQQEFNSGGKKVSLADLIVLGGSAAVEKAAKEAGFQVEVPFTAGRVDATEEHTDAESFEALEPVADGFRNYHGKGNRLPAEYLLLDRANLLTLSAPEMTVLVGGLRVLGANHQQSQLGALTRTPGVLTNDFFVNLLDLGTTWKSTSEDQTTFEGRDADTGEVKWAGSRADLVFGSNSELRALAEVYASDDAKEKFVQDFVAAWVKVMNLDRFDLA, encoded by the coding sequence ATGTCCGAGAACCACGACGCCATCGTCACCGACGCGAAAACCGAGGAGACGGGGGGCTGCCCGGTCGCCCACGGACGGGCCGCGCACCCCACGCAGGGCGGCGGCAACCGTCAGTGGTGGCCGGAGCGGCTCAACCTGAAGATCCTCGCCAAGAACCCCGCCGTGGCCAACCCGCTCGGTGAGGAGTTCGACTACGCCGAGGCCTTCGGGAACCTCGACCTGTCCGCCGTGAAGCAGGACATCGCCGAGGTGCTCACCACCTCCCAGGACTGGTGGCCCGCCGACTTCGGCCACTACGGCCCCCTGATGATCCGCATGGCCTGGCACAGCGCCGGCACCTACCGCATCAGCGACGGCCGCGGCGGCGCCGGCGCCGGCCAGCAGCGCTTCGCCCCGCTCAACAGCTGGCCGGACAACGGCAACCTCGACAAGGCCCGCCGCCTGCTGTGGCCGGTCAAGAAGAAGTACGGCCAGAGCATCTCCTGGGCCGACCTGCTGGTCCTCACCGGGAACGTCGCCCTGGAGCAGATGGGCTTCGAGACCTTCGGCTTCGCCGGTGGCCGCGCCGACGTCTGGGAGGCCGAGGAGGACGTCTACTGGGGCCCCGAGACCACCTGGCTCGACGACCAGCGCTACACCGGCGACCGCGAGCTGGAGAACCCGCTCGGCGCTGTCCAGATGGGCCTGATCTACGTCAACCCGGAGGGCCCGAACGGCAACCCGGACCCGATCGCCGCCGCCCGCGACATCCGTGAGACGTTCCGCCGCATGGCGATGAACGACGAGGAGACCGTCGCGCTGATCGCCGGCGGCCACACCTTCGGCAAGACCCACGGCGCCGGCCCCGCCGACGCCGTCGGCGACGACCCCGAGGCCGCCTCCATGGAGCAGCAGGGCCTGGGCTGGAAGAGCACCCACGGCACGGGCAAGGGAGGGGACGCCATCACCTCCGGCCTGGAGGTCACCTGGACCACGACCCCCACCCAGTGGAGCAACGGGTTCTTCAAGAACCTCTTCGAGTACGAGTACGAGCTGGAGCAGAGCCCGGCCGGCGCCAACCAGTGGGTGGCGAAGGACGCCCCGGAGATCGTCCCGGACGCGCACGACTCGTCGAAGAAGCACCGCCCGAAGATGCTCACCACCGACCTGTCGCTGCGCTTCGACCCGGTCTACGAGCCGATCTCCCGCCGGTTCTACGAGAACCCGGAGGAATTCGCGGACGCGTTCGCCCGCGCCTGGTACAAGCTGACCCACCGCGACATGGGCCCGAAGTCCCTGTACCTCGGCCCGGAGGTCCCGCAGGAGACCCTGCTGTGGCAGGACCCGCTGCCGGAGCCCGAGGGTGAGGCCATCGGCGCCGAGGACGTCGCGACGCTCAAGACCAAGCTCCTCGAGTCGGGCCTGTCCGTCGCGCAGCTGGTGTCCACCGCGTGGGCCTCGGCGTCCACCTTCCGCGGCAGCGACAAGCGCGGCGGCGCCAACGGCGCCCGCATCCGCCTGCAGCCGCAGCGCGGCTGGGAGGTCAACGAGCCCGACGAGCTGGCGCAGGTGCTGCGGGTTCTGGAGGGCGTCCAGCAGGAGTTCAACTCCGGCGGCAAGAAGGTCTCCCTCGCCGACCTGATCGTCCTGGGCGGCTCCGCCGCCGTGGAGAAGGCGGCCAAGGAGGCCGGCTTCCAGGTGGAGGTCCCCTTCACCGCGGGCCGCGTCGACGCGACGGAGGAGCACACCGACGCCGAGTCGTTCGAGGCGCTGGAGCCGGTCGCCGACGGCTTCCGCAACTACCACGGCAAGGGCAACCGACTGCCGGCCGAGTACCTGCTGCTCGACCGGGCGAACCTGCTGACCCTGAGCGCCCCCGAGATGACCGTACTGGTCGGCGGACTGCGGGTCCTGGGCGCCAACCACCAGCAGTCCCAGCTCGGTGCCCTCACCCGGACGCCCGGCGTGCTGACCAACGACTTCTTCGTCAACCTGCTCGACCTGGGCACCACGTGGAAGTCGACGTCCGAGGACCAGACCACGTTCGAGGGCCGTGACGCCGACACGGGCGAGGTCAAGTGGGCGGGCAGCCGCGCCGACCTGGTCTTCGGCTCGAACTCCGAGCTGCGGGCGCTGGCCGAGGTCTACGCGAGCGACGACGCCAAGGAGAAGTTCGTGCAGGACTTCGTCGCCGCCTGGGTGAAGGTCATGAACCTGGACCGCTTCGACCTGGCCTGA
- a CDS encoding phosphotransferase: MLGDVPVVVERGRYQDAVTPWEERSWRTDALAWTAGALAGRGLRPAGEWRVRLRPWSVLVRVPVEGRDAVWFKANPPASAFEGALTEALARWVPGRVLEPLAVDARRGWSLLPDGGPLFRDVLARGTTGPGVWEELVRQYAAVQHALTPHTPRITRLGVPGVPVTALPGVFDRVDDTPLPPHERQSLRELRPRLPDWCAELTALGVPDSLDHADLHDGQVFRPGPGRFTFFDWGDAVVSHPFASLAVPARRALEEHGPRVLPRLRDAYLEPWTGAGRSTADLRRAVSLAWRLSALSRAAAYGRLFPTASGATGAATAEAAARCLLELLDAPPL, translated from the coding sequence ATGCTCGGTGATGTGCCGGTGGTGGTGGAGCGGGGGCGGTACCAGGATGCCGTGACCCCCTGGGAGGAGCGGTCCTGGCGGACCGACGCGCTCGCCTGGACCGCGGGCGCGCTGGCCGGGCGGGGCCTGCGACCGGCGGGGGAGTGGCGGGTGCGGCTGCGCCCGTGGTCCGTCCTGGTACGCGTGCCCGTCGAGGGCCGTGACGCGGTCTGGTTCAAGGCCAATCCGCCGGCCAGTGCCTTCGAAGGCGCGCTGACCGAGGCACTGGCCCGCTGGGTGCCCGGGCGGGTACTGGAGCCGCTGGCCGTGGACGCCCGCCGCGGCTGGTCGCTGCTCCCCGACGGAGGACCGCTCTTCCGGGACGTCCTCGCACGGGGGACGACCGGCCCCGGTGTGTGGGAGGAACTGGTCCGCCAGTACGCGGCCGTGCAGCACGCCCTCACCCCGCACACCCCCAGGATCACGCGGCTGGGCGTGCCCGGTGTTCCCGTCACCGCGCTGCCCGGCGTCTTCGACCGGGTCGACGACACCCCGCTGCCACCGCACGAACGCCAGAGCCTGCGGGAACTGCGCCCCCGCCTGCCGGACTGGTGCGCGGAGCTCACGGCCCTGGGCGTCCCGGACTCCCTCGACCACGCCGACCTGCACGACGGCCAGGTGTTCCGCCCCGGGCCCGGCAGGTTCACGTTCTTCGACTGGGGCGACGCCGTCGTCTCCCACCCCTTCGCGAGCCTGGCCGTCCCCGCCCGCCGGGCCCTCGAGGAGCACGGGCCGCGGGTACTGCCCCGCCTGCGCGACGCCTACCTTGAGCCCTGGACCGGCGCCGGCCGGAGCACGGCGGACCTGCGGCGGGCGGTGAGCCTCGCCTGGCGGCTCAGCGCGCTCAGCCGCGCGGCCGCCTACGGCAGGCTGTTCCCCACCGCGTCCGGCGCCACCGGTGCCGCCACCGCCGAGGCGGCCGCCCGCTGCCTCCTGGAACTCCTCGACGCCCCGCCGCTCTAG